A window from Chroicocephalus ridibundus chromosome 19, bChrRid1.1, whole genome shotgun sequence encodes these proteins:
- the ID3 gene encoding DNA-binding protein inhibitor ID-3, with protein MKAISPVRSVRSCYEAVCCLSEQSLAIARGGNNKSPALEEPMNLLYDMNDCYSKLRELVPGIPQGSKVSQVEILQHVIDYIFDLQIVLEEGAKGRDPSPEATLLSLKAAGLASELCSKDERSLCH; from the exons atgaAAGCCATCAGCCCGGTGCGATCCGTCCGGAGCTGCTACGAGGCCGTTTGCTGCCTTTCGGAGCAGAGTTTGGCTATCGCCCGGGGGGGCAACAACAAGAGCCCGGCCTTGGAGGAGCCCATGAACTTGCTGTACGACATGAACGATTGTTATTCCAAACTGCGGGAGCTGGTGCCGGGAATCCCGCAAGGCAGCAAGGTGAGCCAGGTGGAGATCCTCCAGCATGTCATCGACTACATCTTCGACCTCCAGATCGTGCTGGAGGAGGGGGCCAAGGGCCGCGACCCCTCCCCCGAGGCCACCCTACTGTCGCTCAAG GCGGCCGGGCTCGCCTCTGAACTCTGCTCCAAAGACGAGAGAAGTTTGTGTCACTAA